Proteins encoded in a region of the Triticum dicoccoides isolate Atlit2015 ecotype Zavitan chromosome 3A, WEW_v2.0, whole genome shotgun sequence genome:
- the LOC119268422 gene encoding uncharacterized protein LOC119268422 isoform X1 has product MFDSSQYRISTGCGEPSTLHAEDGDYVVGGGGLRETELKRFLDLYSVRYHMQLGFKFFIIFCSLILCQATILSPLCRGVSDAGRPVWLREILPVRESDMDFKTEKEVSKLIKSKQFVPSWPFVYKCTIIEIENARQLHNKLS; this is encoded by the exons ATGTTTGATAGCTCTCAATATAG GATCAGTACGGGCTGTGGCGAGCCATCAACTCTTCATGCAGA AGATGGTGACTacgttgttggtggtggtggtttgAGAGAAACTGAATTGAAAAGGTTCCTAGACCTATACTCTGTGAGGTATCATATGCAATTGGGATTCAAGTTTTTCATAATTTTCTGTAGCTTGATACTGTGCCAAGCCACGATCCTATCTCCTCTCTGCCGTGGTGTAAGTGATGCGGGGAGGCCAGTGTGGTTGAGGGAGATCTTGCCCGTAAG GGAGTCTGACATGGATTTTAAAACTGAGAAGGAAGTGTCAAAACTTATCAAAAGTAAACAATTTGTTCCCTCTTGGCCTTTTGTTTACAAATGCACTATTATTGAGATAGAGAATGCACGTCAACTGCACAACAAATTATCATGA
- the LOC119268422 gene encoding uncharacterized protein LOC119268422 isoform X2 has product MFDSSQYRISTGCGEPSTLHAEDGDYVVGGGGLRETELKRFLDLYSVRYHMQLGFKFFIIFCSLILCQATILSPLCRGVSDAGRPVWLREILPVRESDMDFKTEKEVSKLIKNGP; this is encoded by the exons ATGTTTGATAGCTCTCAATATAG GATCAGTACGGGCTGTGGCGAGCCATCAACTCTTCATGCAGA AGATGGTGACTacgttgttggtggtggtggtttgAGAGAAACTGAATTGAAAAGGTTCCTAGACCTATACTCTGTGAGGTATCATATGCAATTGGGATTCAAGTTTTTCATAATTTTCTGTAGCTTGATACTGTGCCAAGCCACGATCCTATCTCCTCTCTGCCGTGGTGTAAGTGATGCGGGGAGGCCAGTGTGGTTGAGGGAGATCTTGCCCGTAAG GGAGTCTGACATGGATTTTAAAACTGAGAAGGAAGTGTCAAAACTTATCAAAA ATGGGCCGTGA
- the LOC119268422 gene encoding uncharacterized protein LOC119268422 isoform X3 yields MFDSSQYRISTGCGEPSTLHAEDGDYVVGGGGLRETELKRFLDLYSVRWAVSLDFGVAAAHSATLLHVLTADCTQSASTVSCAASASHYS; encoded by the exons ATGTTTGATAGCTCTCAATATAG GATCAGTACGGGCTGTGGCGAGCCATCAACTCTTCATGCAGA AGATGGTGACTacgttgttggtggtggtggtttgAGAGAAACTGAATTGAAAAGGTTCCTAGACCTATACTCTGTGAG ATGGGCCGTGAGTTTGGATTTCGGCGTGGCCGCTGCTCATTCTGCCACCTTGCTACATGTCCTCACTGCGGACTGCACCCAGTCCGCCTCCACTGTGTCCTGCGCTGCTTCGGCATCCCATTACTCGTAG